A region of the Sminthopsis crassicaudata isolate SCR6 chromosome 6, ASM4859323v1, whole genome shotgun sequence genome:
TACCCCCGCGGGGAGCATCTGCCCATGACCCCCCGCGGCTCCGAGCCCAGCTCCGCCACCGTGATCCCTATGGGGGCTCCGCGCCCCCCAAGAGACCACTTGGTATGGTCCGTCTTCAACACCCTCTACTTGAATCTCTGCTGTCTGGGCTTCCTGGCTCTGGCCTATTCCATCAAGGTAGGGTGATGGGGTGGGGACAAAAAGGGGGTGCTCCCGATTGGCGTGTCCCACCCGGCTGCGAGGCGAGAATCCTGGCGTGGGCACGGGCACTCTGGGGTGGGGATCGTAGGCCTAGAGTGCCGGAGGCCCCCCGGGCAGATCGCTGAGCTCGAAGGCCAGTCCCACCCTTCTcaaggggagggaagaggctGGGTTACCTTGGGGCGAACCTAAGAAACGCCGTGTGTCCCCGTGGGAATAACGGGCAGTGTGAGGGGGCCCTGAACCGCACGGACCTTCCCAgactgcgggggggggggggggacgctTTCCATCGGCCTGTCCCCGAGCAGCATTTGCCCGCACCTCCCGCCCTCCAGGCCCGGACCCCAGGCAGTAAGAGACCCGGCCCCATGGGGACGGAGGCTCCGTCTGCTCACAGAAGCGGCTTCTCCGTTCCTCGAGTGTCGGGAACGCCTGGGACAGCCCGTAAAGTCTGGGAACCCGTTTTTCTTCGGGTGGAGCTGGAACTTGGCCCCCCGGAAAGTTATATCGCCGGCACTATTAGGAGTTTGTTCTCTGGCGTGCGCTCCCCTCAGCGGCTGAGGAGCGCCGAAGTGAGGGGAAAGGAAGCGGGAAACCAAGTTAGCCTGGCGCCCCTTCCCTTGGAGAACTCGCCTAGAGGCGGGAGGGGCCGGGGCCCGGGTgtgcggggggaggggggccggGGCCCGGGTGTGCAGGAGGGGGGCCGGGGCCCAGGGGGGGGCCGGGTGTGCCCGAGCAGCGCccaccctaaattcgcgcctttCCCGGGGGCCGCCGGGGCTTTGTGCGGGCCGACTCCAGGGGTGTTTAATGATTTGTCCTTGCCCCAGGCCCGGGACCAGAAGGTGGCGGGGGATCTGGAGGCGGCGCAGCGCTTCGGCTCCAAGGCCAAATGCTACAACATCCTGGCGACGGTGTGGacgctgctgctgcccctgctgCTCGTGGCGCTGGTGGTGACCGGGGCCCTGCACCTGTCCCGCCTCGCCCAGGGCTCCATGAGCTACTTCAGCGTCAAGTTCCACGAGGCGGATTATGACTGAGCCCCCGCCTCGCCCCTGAGGGCCCCCGTCTCCGCCCCCCAACCCCCCCAGGCAGCCTCAGACTGGTCTCACTCGTCTCCGCCCCCCAACCCCCCCAGGCAGCCTCAGTCTGGGGCCTGGAGGGCCCCTGGGTCCGAGTCTGGGATGGGAAGGGAGGCCGGCCGCCCTCAGGCTgcgagttggtttttttttttttttttcccctggcccAAGGTTTCCCCGGGGCTCCGCTCGGCCCTTCCCCGCCCCCCAGCTGTCCCAAGGCGCTGGGGTTCCCgagtcctccccccccccttcggCAGAAGGCCTGGGTGGGGCCAGTTTGAAGCCATCCCCagctccctccctcttccccaacgTCCTCCCCCCCCCACGTCTCTCCTCCTTCAAGCCCCCCCCACGAGCCAGTCCCTCCAGCCCCCACGTCACTGCCCCAGCCGGCGCTCTCCAGCTTTCCCGAGGCCTGACTCCGGGCGCGCTCGGGAGCCAGTAAAGTGGGTGCGGGGAATGCGGGGAAACCGAGGCGCGCGCTGCTTTGGGAGTGCGTCAGTCCCGGGCTGGCGGGACTGGGTCCAGAGCCGAGGGGGAGACTCCTCGGGAGACTGAAATCCTGCACACGTGGGGGCTCCAGCTGCGCTCCCCGGCACGGAAGGGGAGCGGAGAGGCGCCTTCTCTGCCGCCCACTTTGGTCCCCCAGCTCCCACCCTGGGTGGCCCCGTCTGCCCCAGCGCAGGCCCCGCCTCCGCCCCCTCCCGCCAGCCATCCCCCGCCGTGGGTGTGGTGGGGGCGGGAGGGCCCGCAGTGGGCCTGGACCCTAATTGCAGGGTGGAGCCCCTCTGCTCCCTGGGCCCCAACGCTGCCTGTGGGGAGGCTCCAAGCCACCCCGCCGGCCCTTCCCCCGGAGGCTCCAAGGAGCTGCCCACAGTGCCCACCTCCCACTGGAGTTCCCCAGGCTCGCCCATGCTTTTCTCCACCCATTCCCGGCATTTAGCAGATTCAGCCGCTGGGGCCCCCCCTCCGGCCACCCCCTCTGCCCTTTGCGCCTCCCCCGCggccttcctcagtttcctttgcctGCTTACTCGTCCTGTGAGTGTCCCCAACTGGGTCTCAGTTCCCTTCTCTGGCCCGGCTTTCTCTCCAGACCCAACCTCCCACCCGAAGGCCTCAGTCCCCAGCGTCCCCTCCCCCGCCCCACCAGGGCCGGCCACAGGCTCTGCACGGGGAGGTGCACAATAAATGACTGTCTCAAGCCAAGAGAGCCTGGGTTTTTAATGGTTGgatctcccccctcctccccccagtgGTCTCTGCCcgcagggcggggggggggggggcggggctgCACACTCCCAGCCACAGGCTGGTGGGCGGTTcaggtccacactcagttctgaGAGGCTTCAGCGTGGATCAGGTCAGGCAGTGCTATTCCGGGCTTCCCTAGGGGAGCTTCtgagggggggagagaagaggctCCTTCCACTCAATTCTGTCAGCATTTATTGGGCTCCTACTGTGTACACACAGTGTGGGCCACACCAGTACTCAAGTCACTGACAACAGGAttgaaagaaggggagaagaggctGGTCAGAggctgagggaaggaaggggccCTGGAGAACGCAGCCCCCTAGCAGGTTCCAAGGTGGGGGGTGGAGGCGGAACGTGGATCCGGGGCACAGAGGCACCCAGAGTGACCTAGGCTCCCGACTGGAGGAGAATCAAGGCCTTGAATGCCATGGTCAGGCATGGGGGGAGGGCTTGGGCCTCTGCAGGGCTTCGGGCAGCCTGTGTCGAATGGATCTGGGAAGGAGAGGCTGGGGCCCTTACAGGAGGCAGGCAAGGGGGCCAAGCACCAGCCAAGGACAGACCCCCCCCCACCCTCTGCCCAGTGTGTGTGGGGGTGATCTGGCATCTCCTCCCGCTTCAGAAGGCTCCTGGGGGGGTCCTACTTCCTGGTTTCCTACGAGGGCCGTCTCTGGATCCTCCCA
Encoded here:
- the LOC141545452 gene encoding interferon-induced transmembrane protein 5-like; this encodes MDTSYPRGEHLPMTPRGSEPSSATVIPMGAPRPPRDHLVWSVFNTLYLNLCCLGFLALAYSIKARDQKVAGDLEAAQRFGSKAKCYNILATVWTLLLPLLLVALVVTGALHLSRLAQGSMSYFSVKFHEADYD